A genomic window from Pantoea alhagi includes:
- a CDS encoding phosphatase, whose protein sequence is MYPVDLHMHTVASTHAYSTLHDYIAVAKQNGIKLFAITDHGPDMADAPHYWHFINMHVWPRVVDGVGILRGIEANIKNTAGEIDCTGRMLDAMDLVVAGFHEPVFAPQDKATHTEAMIATMASGNVHIISHPGNPKFPVDIPAIAEAAAKYQVALEINNSSFTHSRPGSEPNCRAIAAAVKEAGGWLAFGSDSHTAFTLGNFEHCLRIAREVDFPEERVLNVTPRRLLDFLEMRGGKPLDAFADF, encoded by the coding sequence ATGTACCCTGTTGATTTACATATGCACACTGTAGCCAGCACCCACGCATACAGTACGCTACATGACTATATCGCTGTCGCAAAACAGAACGGCATCAAACTGTTCGCTATCACCGATCATGGCCCCGATATGGCCGATGCGCCGCACTACTGGCACTTTATCAATATGCACGTCTGGCCGCGCGTGGTAGATGGCGTGGGCATCCTGCGCGGTATTGAAGCCAATATCAAAAACACCGCTGGCGAGATCGACTGCACCGGACGCATGCTGGATGCGATGGATTTAGTGGTGGCCGGTTTTCATGAACCGGTGTTTGCGCCGCAGGATAAAGCGACCCATACCGAAGCGATGATCGCCACCATGGCCAGCGGTAATGTGCATATTATCAGTCATCCCGGTAACCCGAAGTTTCCGGTCGATATTCCGGCAATTGCCGAAGCGGCAGCGAAATATCAGGTGGCGCTGGAGATAAACAACTCCTCCTTTACCCATTCGCGCCCCGGCAGCGAGCCGAACTGTCGCGCCATCGCCGCGGCGGTGAAAGAGGCGGGCGGATGGCTGGCATTTGGCTCCGATTCCCATACTGCTTTTACGCTGGGAAATTTTGAGCATTGCCTGCGTATTGCGCGCGAGGTGGATTTTCCGGAGGAACGCGTGTTAAATGTCACACCGCGCCGCCTGCTCGATTTTCTGGAAATGCGGGGCGGGAAGCCTCTCGACGCGTTTGCTGACTTTTAA
- a CDS encoding peptide MFS transporter: protein MNNPTKAQPQGVPAGTGALFFIQIFATLGFAVLYSTLVLYATKRLGFSEAQANATMGVFGAFNYGLHLFGGYLGGRFLSNRNLFVLGMVLQVIGCWVLSGESAPGLYWGLAMFLTGSGLNVTCINMMLTQRFTPDDQRRESAFLWNYAGMNLGFFIGFTGAGYFQLGEHYQALFLFATVGNALAIVISLLRWKILADIDTPLLHASPRQYWVRMATGLAVLVVLVPVIRIMLTHADFTGSFVIALGVLIFLLLCITTLRHRPRHEQRRMTAYLLLALGSLVFWMLYQLAPMGLMLFVEHNINLSIWGIRIAPQWVQNINTLVIVIGGPLLAVAFNRLRQRGWRIDIPLQFACSLFCIGMGMLVLPLGIMLAGGDGMVAFKWIFFSYLLQSIGELLISPIGYAMIGKLAPTRYQGIMMGCWMMVTGVASVLAGYVSALMPENSGSSALLTNPGYSHIFSLLGWGAAAVGLVMLLLMPLLRRLIQSTAPQA, encoded by the coding sequence TTGAACAATCCAACCAAAGCGCAACCACAGGGGGTTCCGGCTGGAACCGGGGCGCTGTTCTTTATTCAGATTTTCGCAACGCTCGGCTTCGCCGTGCTTTACTCCACGCTGGTGCTCTATGCCACCAAACGCCTCGGCTTCAGCGAAGCGCAGGCCAATGCCACCATGGGCGTTTTCGGCGCATTCAATTACGGTTTGCACCTTTTTGGCGGCTACCTGGGCGGGCGTTTCCTCAGTAACCGTAATCTGTTCGTGCTGGGCATGGTATTACAGGTAATCGGGTGCTGGGTGCTGTCAGGTGAAAGTGCGCCGGGGCTTTATTGGGGGCTGGCGATGTTCCTTACCGGCAGTGGGCTGAATGTCACCTGTATCAATATGATGCTGACCCAGCGCTTCACGCCTGACGATCAACGTCGCGAAAGCGCGTTTTTATGGAACTACGCCGGAATGAACCTGGGGTTCTTTATCGGCTTCACCGGCGCAGGTTATTTTCAGCTTGGCGAGCATTACCAGGCGCTGTTCCTGTTTGCTACCGTGGGTAACGCGCTGGCTATTGTTATCAGCCTGCTGCGCTGGAAAATTCTGGCGGATATTGATACGCCGCTGCTGCATGCCAGCCCGCGTCAATACTGGGTGCGAATGGCAACCGGCCTGGCGGTGCTGGTGGTGCTGGTGCCGGTTATTCGTATCATGCTGACGCACGCCGATTTTACCGGCTCTTTTGTTATTGCGCTGGGCGTGCTGATCTTCCTGCTGCTATGTATTACCACGCTACGCCATCGGCCGCGTCACGAACAGCGCCGCATGACAGCTTATCTGCTGCTGGCGTTGGGCTCGCTGGTGTTCTGGATGCTTTATCAGCTGGCACCGATGGGGCTGATGCTGTTTGTTGAACACAACATTAACCTCAGCATCTGGGGAATACGTATTGCGCCGCAGTGGGTGCAAAACATCAACACGCTGGTGATCGTTATCGGCGGGCCGCTGCTGGCCGTTGCCTTTAACCGTCTGCGTCAGCGCGGCTGGCGCATCGATATTCCGCTACAGTTTGCCTGCTCGTTGTTCTGTATTGGAATGGGCATGCTGGTTCTGCCGCTGGGCATTATGCTGGCGGGGGGCGACGGTATGGTGGCTTTCAAATGGATCTTCTTCAGCTACCTGCTGCAAAGTATTGGCGAGCTGCTGATTTCGCCAATCGGTTACGCGATGATCGGCAAACTGGCCCCGACGCGCTATCAGGGCATTATGATGGGCTGCTGGATGATGGTCACCGGTGTTGCATCGGTACTGGCGGGCTACGTTTCCGCACTGATGCCGGAAAACAGCGGCAGTAGCGCGCTGTTAACCAATCCCGGTTACAGCCATATTTTTAGCCTGTTGGGCTGGGGGGCGGCGGCAGTTGGTCTGGTGATGCTGTTGCTTATGCCGCTGCTGCGCAGATTGATTCAGTCAACCGCGCCACAGGCGTAA
- the ghrA gene encoding glyoxylate/hydroxypyruvate reductase GhrA translates to MDIIFYHPTFSPEKWQQGLQQQLPQARLRLWQPGDNDHADYALMRFAPVEMLQGRRGLKAIFAIGAGVDDILGLLKQHPDMIDPAVPLFRLEDTGMGLQMQEYAVHTVLGWFRRFDDYRLQQQQALWQPLRNYKRENFTIGIMGAGVLGLSVAESLKPWGFPLRCWSRSPKQLAGIESFHGDDQMANFLSGTQVLINLLPNTPQTQGIINRALLNQLNDGAYVMNLARGAHVVEEDLLAALNDDKIKGAALDVFVNEPLSPDHPFWLHPRVTLTPHNAAVTLQDEAIRFIASAIAQLEAGQQPEGRVDLTRGY, encoded by the coding sequence ATGGACATCATTTTTTACCATCCCACCTTTAGCCCGGAAAAATGGCAGCAGGGCCTGCAACAGCAGCTTCCGCAGGCGCGGCTGCGGCTCTGGCAGCCGGGCGACAACGATCACGCCGACTATGCGCTGATGCGCTTCGCGCCGGTTGAAATGCTGCAGGGACGTCGCGGACTAAAGGCAATTTTTGCCATCGGCGCAGGCGTGGATGATATTCTTGGCCTGTTAAAACAGCATCCGGATATGATCGATCCGGCGGTACCGCTGTTCCGTCTGGAGGATACCGGCATGGGCTTGCAAATGCAGGAGTATGCGGTACACACCGTGCTGGGCTGGTTCCGCCGCTTCGACGACTACCGCTTGCAGCAGCAGCAGGCGCTCTGGCAGCCGTTGCGCAACTACAAGCGCGAAAACTTTACCATCGGCATTATGGGCGCGGGCGTGCTGGGGCTGAGCGTGGCGGAAAGTCTGAAGCCCTGGGGTTTTCCGCTGCGCTGCTGGAGCCGCTCGCCAAAGCAGCTGGCGGGAATTGAGAGCTTTCACGGCGATGACCAGATGGCGAACTTTCTTTCCGGCACTCAGGTATTGATTAACCTGTTGCCCAACACGCCGCAGACCCAGGGGATCATCAACCGTGCGCTGCTTAACCAGCTTAATGATGGCGCTTATGTGATGAATCTGGCGCGCGGGGCGCATGTGGTGGAAGAAGATCTGCTGGCGGCGCTGAATGACGATAAAATTAAGGGCGCAGCGCTGGATGTTTTTGTTAATGAGCCGCTGTCGCCGGATCATCCGTTCTGGCTTCATCCGCGCGTCACGCTGACGCCGCATAATGCCGCAGTAACCCTGCAGGATGAAGCGATACGCTTTATCGCCAGCGCGATTGCGCAACTGGAAGCGGGGCAGCAGCCCGAAGGCCGTGTTGATCTGACGCGCGGTTATTAA
- a CDS encoding TorD/DmsD family molecular chaperone — protein sequence MNEFSIICRVLGSLFNRQPQDPLLVPLFTLIREGKLQQNWPLEQDELLTRLQQHADPQALAADYNALFVGSDCSVPPYGSQWQDGPAEAEVRAFLQQRGMPLSDAPADHFGALLLAASWLEDQAQEDEIQAQIALFDEYLLPWCGAFLGKVEAHATSGFYRTLAALSREALQAMREELAEAEEEAEEEGEDEA from the coding sequence ATGAATGAGTTTTCCATCATCTGCCGCGTGCTTGGCTCGCTGTTTAATCGGCAGCCGCAGGATCCGCTGCTGGTGCCGCTGTTTACGCTGATCCGTGAAGGTAAGCTGCAACAGAACTGGCCGCTGGAGCAGGATGAACTGCTGACGCGTCTGCAACAGCACGCCGATCCCCAGGCGCTGGCCGCCGATTACAATGCGCTGTTCGTCGGCAGCGACTGCAGCGTGCCGCCTTATGGCTCGCAGTGGCAGGATGGTCCGGCAGAGGCAGAGGTGCGCGCTTTTTTACAACAGCGCGGTATGCCGCTGAGCGATGCGCCAGCCGATCACTTTGGCGCATTACTGCTGGCAGCCTCCTGGCTGGAAGATCAGGCGCAGGAAGATGAGATTCAGGCGCAGATCGCACTGTTTGATGAGTATCTGCTGCCCTGGTGCGGCGCGTTTCTCGGCAAGGTTGAAGCGCACGCCACCAGCGGTTTTTATCGTACGCTGGCGGCATTAAGCCGCGAAGCGCTGCAGGCGATGCGTGAAGAGCTGGCAGAAGCGGAAGAGGAAGCAGAAGAAGAGGGCGAAGACGAAGCGTAA
- a CDS encoding CoA transferase — MDSNLAALFWQQLWHALKGEISPPPMILQGYEVFASAFPVSELAATSMALAAQSAAGLVGNPEKVTVDIRLASRWFQRTFRPINRPLPVAWDVFAGDYATADGWIRLHTNAPHHRQAMERVLGKQADRAALAKVVAGWQKQTLEQAIIDAGGCAAEMRTLAEWQQHPQGKCVAQEPLIAWETQTQGAPPAWPLPIARPLRGVKVLDLTRVIAGPVATRFLAGLGAEVLRLDPPDWEEPSLEEEMMQGKRCARLDLKSAQGRQQFEQLLAQADVLVHGYRADALEKLGYDSTRRQQLAPGLVDVSLNAWGWSGPWRNRRGYDSLVQMACGIADAGQRWQAADAPSPLPVQALDHATGYLMAAAVLEGMRRRIAHRSGITARLSLARTAHLLTSHPYAANTAATGPGPTQPHDESDTLELTPLGMGYRLRPPLWLPGTPLLWSRSGSPLGSASANWLPDR; from the coding sequence ATGGATAGCAACCTGGCGGCACTTTTCTGGCAGCAGCTGTGGCATGCTCTAAAGGGAGAGATATCGCCCCCACCCATGATCCTGCAGGGATATGAAGTCTTTGCATCAGCTTTTCCGGTGAGTGAACTTGCCGCCACCAGCATGGCGCTGGCGGCGCAGTCCGCTGCGGGCCTGGTTGGCAATCCTGAAAAGGTCACGGTTGATATCCGTCTCGCCTCACGCTGGTTCCAGCGCACTTTTCGTCCGATAAACCGTCCGCTGCCTGTCGCCTGGGATGTTTTCGCAGGTGATTACGCTACCGCTGACGGCTGGATCCGTTTGCACACCAATGCGCCGCATCACCGTCAGGCAATGGAGCGCGTGCTGGGAAAACAGGCGGACCGTGCGGCGCTGGCAAAAGTGGTTGCCGGCTGGCAAAAACAGACGCTTGAGCAGGCCATCATTGATGCCGGCGGCTGTGCTGCAGAGATGCGCACTTTGGCTGAATGGCAGCAGCATCCGCAGGGGAAATGCGTGGCGCAGGAGCCGCTAATTGCCTGGGAAACGCAGACGCAGGGCGCGCCGCCCGCATGGCCTCTTCCGATCGCACGCCCGTTACGGGGCGTTAAGGTGCTGGATTTAACGCGCGTTATCGCCGGACCGGTGGCCACCCGCTTTCTGGCCGGGCTGGGCGCTGAAGTGCTGCGTCTCGATCCTCCTGACTGGGAGGAGCCTTCACTGGAAGAGGAGATGATGCAGGGCAAACGCTGCGCCCGGCTCGATTTAAAAAGCGCGCAGGGGCGACAGCAGTTTGAACAGCTGCTGGCACAGGCAGATGTACTGGTACATGGCTATCGCGCCGATGCGCTGGAAAAACTGGGTTACGACAGTACCCGTCGGCAACAGTTGGCGCCCGGACTGGTGGATGTCAGCCTGAATGCCTGGGGCTGGAGCGGCCCCTGGCGCAATCGACGCGGTTATGACAGTCTGGTGCAGATGGCCTGCGGCATCGCCGATGCGGGCCAACGCTGGCAGGCTGCCGATGCGCCATCTCCCCTGCCGGTTCAGGCGCTGGATCATGCAACGGGTTATCTGATGGCGGCGGCCGTGCTGGAAGGCATGCGCCGACGCATCGCGCATCGCTCCGGCATAACGGCCCGGCTCTCTCTGGCGCGCACCGCGCATCTGCTGACTTCCCATCCTTACGCAGCCAACACAGCAGCGACTGGCCCTGGCCCGACGCAGCCGCACGATGAAAGCGATACGCTGGAACTCACCCCGCTGGGCATGGGTTACCGGCTGCGGCCACCGCTATGGCTGCCCGGTACCCCGCTGCTCTGGTCACGCAGCGGCAGCCCGCTGGGTTCAGCCTCCGCCAACTGGTTGCCAGACCGGTAG